One Denticeps clupeoides chromosome 3, fDenClu1.1, whole genome shotgun sequence DNA window includes the following coding sequences:
- the sec16a gene encoding protein transport protein Sec16A isoform X3: MQPPPRMTTPGAAGAPPAAAATNAFRRNRPHKHASAATAMSMPPPTQPMTDPFAFGRQGPPPLANQGPPPISSPFQVQVPPPNYSPLPVPAAPPEGLTQNSNLAQAPPPPPSSSGVSLFSPQPPPSEQAYFNSTGPHAYNSHNASQCPPAPSAAPPQGPTPFQPPAPSHWMPDNGSRPPSVQNYFQPTSDHAQPFPPPQMQPPPHVPSPQSHMQNLGQSFGASVPQQPNFSPFPVQNYFSQAEDPATSELSEPGALSMFFSSNDVENEETLAGDGRVNGISYPPHTGDVPEPCASGGVAAQFDSVENQECVPNQEVLPSEPQGPAYEAGPNLETPDPAPRPARSASVSSSYSNISHGSGHAPHAAGHIHWRQQGVVGTFIQQESPRPPDPTAPLSVGYFEQIDSAPGGDDVQFPAPSPPKLVGFFQASANSSFEPVRSHAHPPLTLTQAQHVPDRARVVAEKGGAATDALPGNLEQPPDNMETLFPVGVERARPGSRAHGSRRVCDSPATTLWAPNDAANLGANILLAPAAPPLAPPFAPPRTEVIQPPEEAPLDLQHNNKVRPPLENLENPPDPTSQTSLPQASLGYASLLVSTPPNDALNQPVLIAPPSSNCSVIPAQSGTNQISPKDMAPPIRPPSQGAAVTNLSLHFPSSSFNPPSNQGPLNLRMEGKETPPSAAQPHPPLPRDQSTLPANVQASPSAASNQNQSSNYELLDFSLPQSLNKTQPSALPPSQLPPLAAQMGNAPGFYLQVTKDAQPAARVESEPTKGFADPLAPAGSAAGAPTPSAQTNSVAPTSTQHPPPSAPAASVPPPPAPGPVPSSSQAAHPPGAVPPTDPPRPPSAVGGMPGYGPPPPVPGYGGYYGYPEYSADGRPAYPPSYPMPDPRAQQYYQDELYRRADPRYSRYDANSSYREAERQPDRPSSRSSQYSDRPHSRQGYDDYHRPPSSAYDQYYADYYKNQYDYGDRSRWYDPNAAYDPRYRGYYDQSYGWYYDSEAYRRGEAYYNQQYPNRREGYDDPWRYYPGYDASFDEDYRRQREPYSDEFDRRSVNSERSSQSVRSHSTHSRRNSFSSRSQQSQVYRSQPDLVAAAYDPTASTMPLDYTYRQYPEQPEYTETESWPTTEQAPPRPLTPEKFSVPHRCARFGPSGQLIMVLPNLPSAGQPALVELHNMETLMQDSQEQAELRAFPGPLIKEETHKVDVIKFAQNKAQECMRNDDLIDKESAYLIWEFIVLLCRQNGTVVGTDIADLLLREHRSVWLPGKSPNEANLIDFNNEALERPEEEEPGTLSLLSDTFMTVPDNVGKETERFRELLLFGRKKDALESAMKNGLWGHALLLASKMDNRTHARVMTRFANSLPINDPLQTVYQLMSGRMPAAATCCGDEKWGDWRPHLAMILSNLTHALDLDTRTITTMGDTLASKGLVDAAHFCYLMAQVGLGVYTKKSTKMVLLGSNHSLPFVKFCSSEAIQRTEAFEYAQSLGSQPLCLPNFQVFKFVYACRLAEVGLCAQAFHYCEVISRSLLSYTPYHSPVFTSQLIEMSARLRFCDPQLKEKPEQELFVEPDWLLQLRNLDGQIKEGVISLSADRGTPQLYPCSSLSSEEPPTPPDQSTMTPDPSNPFISSMLPGPPLGTVQLMPPAPPTILQEGAAAVTPPQDGMTFYPVPPTTGIPGYPPNYQPEQQDCYPPMPTQTPPQMPLGTHPQVPGQVSLSTAGQIPGLVPGQMPPPMPGQMPPPMPGQMPPPMPGQMPPPMPGQMPPPMPCGEAPVVHPSPQVHHHHSPQMDFYDQMANLGPGRRSRTTSQSSVHTLPGRRSRTTSESSNHSVGRERSSSTVNQGSPPPPPIPEAPPTEDPPKRNKKDSPKKGGGGWLNWLYPKKKNEAHLPDDKNKSIIWDEKKQRWVNTDEPEEEYKPPPPPPSFPKMAPSAAPGMGQPVNIFSRKAGTKNRYVDVLNPGRGGGAAPPSIPPPADLFAPLAPMPMQTNLFTPSSAPNGHQHVEDSLLDSRKQSQPQMFNPAPLPPGPEGTQSGEQAPAQAPPSGGVTFYNPAQFVQNAPVRSRVGGRLSQREYPTLK; this comes from the exons ATGCAACCCCCTCCTCGCATGACCACACCTGGTGCAGCAGGTGCCCCTCCAGCTGCCGCTGCAACCAATGCCTTTCGTAGGAACCGGCCACACAAGCATGCCTCTGCTGCAACCGCCATGTCAATGCCACCACCTACCCAGCCAATGACTGACCCCTTTGCCTTTGGGAGGCAAGGTCCTCCACCCTTGGCCAACCAGGGCCCACCACCTATAAGCAGCCCTTTTCAGGTTCAGGTCCCGCCACCAAACTATAGCCCCCTTCCTGTACCAGCTGCACCTCCTGAAGGCCTTACTCAGAATTCAAACCTGGCACaggctccacctccacctccatcttCCTCTGGAGTGAGTCTGTTCTCACCTCAGCCCCCGCCTTCTGAACAGGCGTACTTCAATTCTACCGGTCCGCATGCCTACAATTCCCACAATGCCTCCCAGTGCCCACCTGCACCCTCTGCCGCTCCTCCACAGGGCCCCACCCCATTCCAGCCACCGGCTCCCTCTCATTGGATGCCTGACAACGGGAGCCGCCCTCCATCTGTTCAGAACTACTTTCAGCCTACCAGTGACCATGCGCAGCCTTTTCCTCCCCCGCAGATGCAGCCCCCTCCCCATGTTCCCTCACCTCAGTCACACATGCAGAACTTGGGCCAATCATTTGGCGCATCTGTCCCCCAGCAGCCCAACTTCTCTCCGTTTCCCGTGCAGAACTACTTCAGTCAAGCGGAGGACCCCGCCACCAGCGAGCTCAGTGAACCTGGAGCTCTGTCCATGTTCTTCTCCTCGAATGACGTGGAAAATGAGGAGACCCTGGCGGGAGATGGCAGGGTCAATGGGATCTCCTACCCACCCCATACAGGCGATGTACCTGAGCCCTGTGCCTCCGGTGGAGTTGCAGCTCAGTTTGACAGTGTGGAAAATCAGGAGTGTGTCCCCAACCAGGAGGTGCTTCCCAGTGAGCCCCAAGGCCCTGCTTATGAGGCTGGGCCTAACCTCGAGACCCCAGACCCCGCCCCTCGCCCTGCGCGTTCTGCGAGCGTCTCGTCAAGCTACAGCAACATTAGTCATGGCAGTGGCCACGCCCCGCATGCCGCCGGCCACATCCATTGGCGACAGCAGGGTGTGGTGGGCACATTTATTCAGCAGGAGAGCCCCCGCCCCCCTGACCCCACGGCCCCACTCTCCGTCGGCTACTTCGAACAAATAGACTCTGCCCCGGGTGGCGACGACGTTCAGTTCCCTGCTCCCAGCCCACCAAAACTAGTGGGCTTCTTTCAGGCCAGTGCTAACTCCTCCTTCGAGCCAGTGCGCTCTCACGCGCATCCTCCTCTCACACTAACACAAGCGCAGCACGTCCCCGACCGCGCACGTGTGGTGGCTGAGAAGGGCGGGGCTGCTACGGATGCGTTGCCCGGCAACCTGGAACAGCCACCAGACAACATGGAGACGTTATTTCCTGTTGGAGTGGAGCGTGCGCGGCCAGGGTCACGGGCCCACGGGTCAAGGCGTGTTTGTGACAGTCCGGCTACTACGTTGTGGGCTCCGAATGATGCAGCGAACCTTGGGGCTAACATTCTGCTCGCTCCCGCTGCCCCTCCTCTTGCCCCACCCTTTGCCCCCCCACGCACCGAGGTCATCCAGCCCCCTGAAGAAGCCCCTCTTGACCTACAGCACAATAACAAAGTGCGCCCTCCATTAGAGAACCTGGAGAATCCACCAGACCCTACGTCTCAAACGTCCCTCCCCCAGGCAAGTCTGGGATATGCATCGCTGCTGGTGTCTACTCCCCCCAACGATGCTCTAAATCAACCGGTGTTAATTGCCCCACCTTCTTCTAACTGCAGCGTGATTCCTGCCCAAAGTGGAACCAATCAGATAAGCCCCAAAGACATGGCTCCGCCCATACGTCCACCCTCACAGGGTGCTGCCGTAACTAATCTGTCTCTGCATTTTCCATCATCGAGCTTTAATCCACCTTCCAATCAAGGTCCCCTCAACCTGAGAATGGAAGGGAAGGAAACCCCTCCCTCCGCAGCGCAGCCCCACCCCCCGCTCCCCAGGGATCAGTCCACACTGCCTGCTAACGTTCAGGCTTCACCTTCTGCTGCATCCAATCAAAACCAATCTTCTAATTACGAGCTGCTCGATTTCTCTCTGCCTCAATCACTAAACAAGACCCAGCCCTCAGCCTTGCCTCCCTCCCAGCTGCCACctctggcagctcagatgggtaACGCTCCCGGTTTTTACCTGCAGGTGACCAAAGATGCTCAGCCGGCGGCCCGAGTTGAAAGCGAACCAACTAAGGGGTTTGCTGACCCTTTGGCCCCTGCAGGTTCTGCGGCAGGAGCACCAACTCCTTCTGCCCAAACAAATTCAGTAGCCCCCACGAGCACTCAGCACCCTCCCCCGAGTGCACCTGCAGCATCGGTGCCCCCACCTCCAGCTCCTGGGCCTGTTCCTTCTTCATCCCAGGCTGCCCATCCTCCAGGCGCAGTCCCTCCAACTGACCCTCCCCGGCCTCCATCTGCAGTGGGGGGCATGCCTGGCTATGGTCCTCCTCCACCAGTCCCGGGTTATGGAGGGTACTATGGCTACCCAGAATACTCTGCTGATGGGCGACCAGCGTATCCACCATCATACCCCATGCCTGACCCTCGAGCTCAGCAGTACTACCAG gatgAACTGTACAGGAGAGCTGACCCACGCTACAGTCGCTATGATGCTAACTCAAGTTACCGGGAAGCGGAACGCCAACCAGATAGACCCAGTTCACGATCCAGCCAGTACTCGGATCGACCCCACTCCAG GCAAGGGTATGATGACTACCACAGACCCCCGTCCAGTGCCTATGACCAATACTATGCAGATTATTATAAGAATCAGTATGATTATGGAG ATCGAAGTCGGTGGTACGACCCCAATGCTGCTTATGACCCACGCTACAGAGGCTACTATGACCAATCCTATGGCTGGTACTATGATTCTGAGGCGTACAGGAGAGGAGAGGCCTACTACAATCAGCAGTATCCAAACAG GCGTGAAGGCTATGACGACCCCTGGCGCTATTACCCTGGATACGACGCCAGCTTTGATGAGGATTACCGTCGGCAACGAGAACCCTACAGTGATGAGTTTGACCGCCGGAGTGTGAACAGCGAGCGGTCCTCGCAGAGCGTGCGCTcgcacagcacacacagccgTAGAAACAGCTTCAGCTCCCGCTCACAACAG AGCCAGGTGTACAGAAGTCAGCCTGACCTGGTAGCTGCCGCATATGACCCCACTGCTTCCACCATGCCACTGGATTACACATACAGACAGTATCCGGAACAACCGGAGTATACTGAGACTGAGAGTTGGCCCACTACAGAGCAGG CTCCTCCACGCCCTTTGACTCCAGAGAAGTTTTCTGTACCACACCGTTGTGCACGGTTTGGCCCTTCTGGTCAGCTGATCATGGTTCTACCCAACCTGCCTTCTGCTGGCCAGCCAGCACTTGTAGAGCTGCACAACATGGAG ACGCTGATGCAAGACTCTCAGGAGCAGGCGGAGCTTCGTGCTTTCCCTGGACCACTCATCAA agaggaGACCCACAAGGTGGATGTAATCAAGTTTGCCCAGAATAAAGCCCAGGAGTGCATGCGCAATGATGACCTCATTGACAAAGAGTCTGCCTACCTCATCTGGGAGTTCATTGTACTTCTGTGCCGTCAGAATGGG ACTGTTGTCGGCACAGACATTGCAGACCTTTTGCTACGGGAGCATCGCTCTGTGTGGTTGCCTGGGAAGTCTCCCAATGAGGCAAATCTCATTGACTTCAACAATGAGGCTTTGGAGCgaccagaggaggaggagcctggAACTCTCTCCCTTTTGTCAGACACCTTCATGACCGTTCCTGACAACGTTGGCAAGGAGACCGAACGCTTCCGAGAGTTGCTGCTGTTTGGACGCAAGAAG GATGCTCTAGAATCAGCTATGAAGAACGGGCTGTGGGGTCACGCTCTGCTCTTGGCCAGCAAAATGGACAATAGAACACACGCTCGAGTCATGACCAG GTTTGCCAACAGTTTGCCCATTAACGACCCCCTGCAGACAGTGTACCAGCTCATGTCTGGAAGGATGCCTGCTGCCGCCACT TGCTGTGGGGATGAGAAATGGGGCGACTGGCGCCCTCATCTGGCCATGATATTGTCCAATCTGACACATGCACTGGACCTGGACACTCGCACCATCACCACCATGGGAGACACACTAG CCTCCAAAGGTTTGGTAGATGCTGCCCATTTTTGTTACCTGATGGCCCAGGTGGGTTTGGGTGTTTACACCAAGAAGAGCACCAAAATGGTCTTATTAGGATCAAACCACAG TCTACCATTTGTGAAGTTCTGCTCGTCAGAGGCCATCCAGCGGACCGAGGCATTCGAGTATGCCCAGAGCCTTGGCTCACAGCCTCTGTGCCTGCCCAACTTCCAG GTGTTTAAATTTGTCTATGCCTGTCGTCTGGCGGAAGTTGGCCTTTGTGCACAGGCCTTCCATTACTGTGAGGTCATCAGCCGGTCCCTGCTCTCATACACTCCCTACCACTCGCCTGTGTTCACCAGTCAGCTTATAGAG ATGTCCGCACGGCTGCGGTTCTGTGATCCTCAGCTGAAGGAGAAGCCAGAACAGGAGCTCTTTGTAGAGCCTGATTGGCTGCTACAACTGCGGAATCTGGATGGCCAGATTAAG gaAGGGGTGATTTCATTAAGTGCAGACAGAGGGACACCACAACTCTATCCATGTTCGTCTCTGAGCTCAGAGGAACCACCCACACCCCCCGACCAATCAACGATGACGCCTGACCCTTCCAATCCATTCATCTCCTCCATGCTACCTGGTCCACCACTAGGCACTGTCCAGCTCATGCCACCAG CCCCACCAACTATTCTGCAAgaaggagctgctgctgtgacCCCACCGCAGGATGGCATGAcattttatccagtcccacccACAACTGGAATACCTGGATACCCTCCCAACTACCAGCCTGAACAGCAGGACTGCTACCCCCCCATGCCCACACAGACACCCCCACAAATGCCTCTCGGCACACACCCTCAGGTCCCAGGGCAGGTATCATTATCTACAGCTGGACAAATACCAGGTCTGGTTCCTGGACAAATGCCTCCACCCATGCCAGGCCAGATGCCTCCACCCATGCCAGGCCAGATGCCTCCACCCATGCCAGGCCAGATGCCTCCACCCATGCCAGGCCAGATGCCCCCACCCATGCCATGTGGGGAAGCACCTGTTGTCCATCCTTCGCCTCAGgtgcaccaccaccacagccctCAGATGGACTTTTATGACCAGATGGCCAATCTG GGTCCTGGAAGGCGTTCAAGGACCACGTCACAGTCCTCAGTACACACA TTGCCAGGTCGTCGTTCCCGCACAACTTCAGAGTCCTCGAATCACTCAGTGGGACGTGAACGGAGCAGCTCCACAGTCAACCAAggctcaccaccaccaccccctatCCCAGAAGCCCCACCTACTGAGGATCCTCCAAAGAGAAACAAAAAGGATTCACCTAAAAAG GGAGGTGGTGGGTGGCTCAACTGGCTTTACCCAAAGAAGAAGAATGAAGCCCACCTACCagatgacaaaaacaaatct ATCATTTGGGATGAGAAGAAACAGAGATGGGTGAACACTGATGAGCCAGAGGAGGAG TATAAGccacctccccctcctcctAGTTTCCCAAAGATGGCTCCTTCCGCAGCACCTGGAATGGGGCAACCTGTGAACATATTCTCCAGAAAAGCTG GCACTAAGAATCGGTATGTGGATGTTCTAAATCCTGGCAGAGGGGGTGGGGCTGCACCCCCCTCGATACCCCCTCCTGCTGACCTCTTTGCCCCACTGGCGCCCATGCCCATGCAAACAAACCTCTTCACTCCCAGCTCAG CACCCAATGGTCATCAGCATGTAGAGGACAGCCTTCTGGATAGTAGGAAACAGAGTCAGCCTCAG atGTTTAATCCCGCTCCTCTGCCACCTGGTCCAGAGGGTACTCAGTCAGGAGAG CAGGCCCCTGCCCAGGCCCCACCCAGCGGAGGGGTCACATTCTACAACCCAGCTCAGTTTGTACAA AATGCCCCTGTGCGCTCTCGCGTCGGAGGGCGGTTGTCACAGAGGGAATACCCCACACTGAAGTAA